Part of the Flavobacterium sp. MDT1-60 genome, TTTTAATCTGCGTTTATCTGCTTAAATCTGCCCTGATCTGCGTGAAAAAAATGGCACGCAGATTTACACAGATTTAAGCAGATTTGGCAGATTTAATTTATTTAGCAAAGAATAAAATTACAATACCATGAGATATTTCAGTTTACTTTTTTTATGTTTTTATGCCACTTTCGCAACAGCGCAAAATATTACTATTGTAAGTGATTCAAAATCGCCAAGAGCTCAGTTTGGAGTTGAAAAACTATCTGAAATAGCATCAGCTAAAGGATTCAAAGTAATTTATTCGGATAAAATAACTAAAAACTCAAAAGATAAAGTAATTGTAATTGGCGAAAAAGGAACTGATTTTTGGAAACAAAATTCGAAATCTGCTAAAATCGATGATAGCAAATTAACTAAGAAAGAAGGTTTTCAAATTCGTACGCAAAAAAACATTATTTACATTGAAGGAACTGACGCAAGTGGTGCCTTGTACGGCGCAATGGAATTAGCGGACCGTATTAAAAGTTCAGGACAACTTCCGACAGAAATTAATATTGATGACAGTCCGGAAATGGTGTTGAGAGGGGCCTGTATCGGAATGCAGAAAACGACTTATCTTCCGGGCAGAGATGTTTACGAATATCCGTATACGCCTGAAACTTTTCCGTGGTTTTACGATAAAAAACTATGGATCAAGTATCTGGATATGATGGTCGATAACAGAATGAACTCCTTGTATTTATGGAACGGACATCCATTCGCTTCATTAGTGAAACTGAAAGATTATCCATTTGCTGTGGAAGTAAGCGATGAAGATTTCAAAAAGAACGAAGAAGTTTATAAATTCCTTACGGTAGAAGCCAACAAAAGAGGAATCTGGGTTATTCAGATGTTCTACAATATTATTGTTTCTAAGCCTTTTGCGGAGCATTATAATATGAAAACGCAGGATCGTTCAAGACTAATTACGCCTTTACTTTCAGATTATACGAGAAAGTCTATTGCTGCTTTTATCGAAAAATATCCAAATGTGGGATTGATGGTTTGCTTGGGAGAGGCCATTAATACGATTGATGATGATGTAGAGTGGTTTACCAAAACGATTATTCCGGGAGTTCAGGATGGTTTGAAAGCGTTAGGAAGAACAGATGAGCCGCCAATTATTTTGCGTTCGCACGATACTGATGGACCTTTGGTAATGGAAAAATCGCTTCCGTTATACAAAAACTTATACACAGAAAGTAAATATACCGGAGAATCGTTGACGACTTATACGCCAGGCGGACCTTGGGGAGAAACGCACAAACAATTAAGTGCTTTAAAATCGATTCATATTGAGAATGTACATATTCTGGCCAATTTAGAACCTTTCAGATACGGCTCACCTGATTTTATCCAGAAAACGGTTAAGGCAATGCACAGCGTTCACGGTGCGAATGCGTTGCATTTATATCCGCAAGCTTCTTATTGGGATTGGCCATATTCTGCAGATAAAACAAAAACAGGTGAACGATTACTTGAAATGGATCGTGACTGGATATGGTACAAAGCCTGGGCAAGATATGCGTGGGACAGTAAAAGAGACAGAAATGAAGAAGTTAAGTTCTGGGACAAAGATTTAGCTGCTAAATACGGAACAGATACAGAAGCAGCAAATAATATTCAAAAAGCATACGACGAATCTGGAGAAATTGCTCCAAAAACCTTAAGACGTTTCGGAATTACAGAAGGAAACCGACAAACTTTATTGTTAGGAATGTTCGAAAGTCAGTTGGTAAATCCGGCGAAATGGCGTGTTTATCCGGGTTTTCATGAATCTTGTGGTCCTGTTGGAGAATTACTTTTAGAATATTCTAAAAAAGAATGGAATCATGAACCACATGTTGGTGAACTTCCAACTCAGATTATTGCTGAAATCACAGAACATGGAAGACTGGCTGTTGAAGCAATCGACAAAGCAGAACCAAGCGTAACAAAAGACAAAGACGAATTTTTACGTCTGAAAAATGATATGCATTGCTATAAGGCTTTCGCCGATTTCTTTTCAGAAAAGGTAAAAGCAGCCTTATTGGTTTTAAGATACAGTTACTCCAATGATATTTCAGATTTAGATAAAGCACTTCCTCATTTGGAGAAAAGTATCGAATATTATGAAACATTAGTAAATTTAACAAAAGATAGTTATTGGTATGCCAACAGTATGCAAACCGCGCAACGCCGTATTCCGATTGGTGGTGATGACGGAAATAACAAAACATGGGCAGAATTATTGCCGCATTACGAAAGAGAATTGGTTAATTTTAAACGAAATCTGGAGTTGTTGAAAGCATCAAAAGATGGAAAAATTGCAACCAAAGAAGGAAAACCATGGCAAACCGCAGAAGTAACTTTGTTAAGTGAAAGCAAAGGAACTTATGCAATAAAAAATGGTACAAAAGTATACGGAACACCAATCTCAGAATTCACAAAAATAGCTCCTGAATTGCAAAACTTAAAAGGAATTGCTTTTGAGGAAACAGCGCAAAACGAAAAAGGAACGCATTTGAAATTCAAAAACACCAAACCTGTAAAACTGGTTGTAGGTTATTTTAATTCAGATCAAAAGCGATTTTTATTTCCGCCAAGTTTAGAAACAGATGCAGCCGGAAATGCTTACGGTCAGGCCGAAGTGATTTTGGCAAGCGCCATGAATCTTAAAGAATTGCCTCGTGTAAATATTCATACCTACACCTTTCAGCCAGGAGAAAATGAATTGAATTTAGGAAAAGGAAGAGTGCTTATTTTAGGATTTATTGATGCCAACCAAACGATAACACCGCGAGATGTGGGTTATATTGATGCAGGAGAAAAAGGAGCCATTGATTGGTTGTTTTATTAAATTACGATTTCCTGCAAGGTTTCCAAAACCTTGTAGGTGTTTTAATCAAGATTAAGAATCGCGTAAAAATTAAACCTACAAGGTTCTGAAAACCTTGCAGGACAATAAAAAACATGAACAAAATATTTTTTTTTATTTGCTTTTTTTTAGTTTTTAGCTCGGTAGAGAGCCAGGTGAAACACGACTCAGCGAAATTGCGTAAAGAAATTTCGCTGAATTCATCTTGGGAAACTATTATCATAAGCGATCCTTTAAAACAGGAAGAAGCTTTTGTGAGCAATCCTAAAATTGATTCGCAATGGCAAAAAACTGATGTGCCTCATAACTGGGACCAATATTATGGTTACCGCAGAATGAAACACGGCAATTTGCACGGAACAGCCTGGTATCATAAAACATTTAGCGTCGATAAAAAAGATAAAGGCAAACGCCTTTTTTTGTTTTTTGAAGGAGTTAGTTCTTACGCGACAGTTTGGCTAAACGGAAAAAAAGTAGGAGCGCACAAAGGTGGCCGAACGACTTTTACCATCGATATCACAAACGCTGTTTCTTTTGATGGGCAAAATGATATGATGGTCAAAGCAGAACACCCATCATTTATAGCTGATCTTCCTTGGGTTTGTGGTGGTTGTTCAGGCGAATGGGGATTTTCAGAAGGTTCTCAACCAATGGGGATTTTCAGACCGGTTTCTTTAGTGGTTACAGATGAGGTTCGTATCGAGCCTTTTGGTGTTCATATCTGGAATGATAAATCGATTTCTAAAGAAACGGCGATCCTTCATACGACAACAGAAATCAAGAATTACGGAAAATCAAACCGCGATTTAACGATTGAAAATATACTCTTTGATGCTGCCGGAAAGAAAGCTGCTATAAGTAAAAGCGATATCAAAAATGTTTCAGGAGAAACAAAAGAAATAACACAGACACTTCCGGAAATTTCAAATCCAAAATTATGGTCGCCGGCAAGTCCCTATTTATATCAGTTAGTGACTTCTGTTTATGAAAACGGGAAAAAAATAGATGAACTAAAAACGCCATACGGAATCCGTTGGGTGAGTTGGCCGGTGAGTCGTGACGGAAAAGACAATCGTTTTTATATTAACGATGAAGCATTGTTTGTAAACGGAACCTGCGAATACGAACATTTGATCGGGAAAAGCCATTCATTTTCAGATGAAGAAATTCATGCGCGAATCGAACAAATAAAAGCTGCCGGATTTAATGCTTTTAGAGAAGCGCATCAGCCTCATAATTTATTATATCAAAAAGAATTAGATGAAAACGGAATCCTGTTTTGGAGTCAGTTTTCGGCACATATTTGGTACGACACGCCAGAATTCAAAGAGAACTTCAAAACCTTGTTACGAGAATGGATTAAAGAACGCAGAAACAGTCCGTCAGTAGTGATGTGGGGATTGCAGAATGAAAGTACAATTCCGAAGGAATTCGCCGAAGAATGTACCAAGATTATTCGTGAAATGGATCCGTTATCAGCTTCTCAAAGAATCGTAACAACTTGTAACGGTGGTGAAGGAACAGACTGGAATGTCGTACAAAACTGGTCGGGAACGTATGGAGGTGATCCTTTAAAATATCATCTCGAAATGAGCACGCAACTCTTAAACGGAGAATACGGCGCGTGGCGTACAGCAGATTTACATACCGAAGGCGAATTTGATCAAAAAGGAATTTTGAGTGAAAACAGATTTTCGCAATTAATGGAAATCAAGGTCCGTGAAGCCGAATTGGTGAAAGATAAAATTGCGGGACAATTTAACTGGCTTTTTGCTTCGCATGAAAATCCGGGACGTTCTCAAAACGGAGAAGGTTTCAGAGATATTGATAAAGTCGGACCTATAAATTATAAAGGACTTTTTACCGTTTGGGGCGAGCCGTTGGACGCGTATTATATGTACCGTGCTAATTATGTTTCGAACAAAACAAACCCGATGGTTTATATTGTTTCGCATTCGTGGCCAAACCGCTGGGATTCGGCAGGTATAAAAAACGGAATCGATATTTACTCCAATTGTGATGAGGTTGAATTGTTCAACGATATCAATAAGAGTTCTTTGGGTAAATTGAAAAATCCGGGATTAGGACAGCATTTTCAATTTAACAATGTCAATATTCAATACAATGTTTTGTACGCTGTGGGTTATGTGAACGGAAAAGTGGTTGCGAAAGATTATGTTGTTTTGAATACACTTCCAAAAGCACCAAATCTAAATGCATTATATACAGATCAGGCTGATATTACAAAATCAAAAAAAGGATACAATTATCTTTACAGAGTGAATTGTGGTGGTTCTGAATTCACAGATGTTGAAGGAAGTACCTGGTTGACCGACACACATAAAAACGGACAAAATACCTGGGGATCTTTATCCTGGACAGATAAATTTGAAAAACTTCCGGATTATTATGCGAGTCAAAGAAGTACTTTTGACCCAATTTCGGGAACAAAAGATCAGACTTTATTCCAAAGTTTCAGATACGGAACAGATAAATTGAGTTATGAATTTCCTGCGCCAGATGGTGAATATTTAATCGAGTTGTATTTTATAGAACCATGGTACGGAACCGGTGGCGGATTGGATTGCAAAGGCTGGCGATTGTTTGATGTGGCGATTAATGACAATGTCGTTCTGAAAGATTTTGATATTTGGTCAGAAGTGGGGCACGATAAAGTCTTGAAGAAAACTTTTGTGGTAAAAAGCAAAAACGGAAAATTGGTTATTTCGTTCCTGAATGTAAAAGTCGGTGAAGCCATAATTTCAGCAATTGCAATTGCGACCAAAGATATTAACGCAAGACCTGCAGCAGAATCTCCTAAAAACATTCAGAATCTGGTTTTAAAGGCTTATAATAAAACAAGAAATACAGTTGCTTCCTGGCTGGATATCAATTCAAAACAATATTCAGATTCAGAAGTTGTTTTTACCAAATTACCTTCAGAAGTTTTTGGAGCAGATTATTTGCAGTTTTCCTCTAAATCAAAAACTTCAGGTTCGTTTACCGTCAAAGAAGATTCAGATCTTTATGTATTGATTGATAGCAAAATTAAAACACAATTTGCATGGTTATCAGGTTATAAAAAATCAGAAGAAATGGCAAAAAACAGTAACAATATTGAGTTTGCTATTTATACTAAAAAAGTAAAAAAAGGAGAAAATATTACTTTCGATAATTCAGAAACGCTGAGCACTTTTATTGTTGTTCCGACATATGATATGGGAGAAAAAGATGATTCTCGTCAAACTTTAGTTTTAGAAGCTGAAAATGCCAAAACTACCGGAACGGATATTGTAAAAGGAAATTTCAAAAAGGCCGACTATATTGAGTTCACCAAAAAGACCAATAATAGCATTGAGTTTGAAGTAAAGCCAGGTGTTGCCGGAATTTATTTGATGCGTTTTAAATTCATGAACAGAAATGAAACGCCATTAAAAGTAAAATTCAAAATGGAAGATGCGTACGGAATTTTGATGCGAAATGATACAATCGAATTCTTCCCTTCACCAGAAAAATGGAAAGTTTTAAATACCACTTCCGGAGGATATATTAATGCAGGAACGTATAAAATCACTTTGGAATCAGAAGATATGAAAGGATTGATGTTGGATTCTTTTGAGTTTCAATAGGTTTTTTGTTACAAAAGACACAAAGACACGAAGGTTTAATAAGTTTTTTTGTAGAGGCGCACAGCAGTGCGTCTACGTTTCAATTGTCCATACTGTGTGTTAGACGCACTGCTGTGCGTCTCTACAAAAACGATACGGAGATTTTTCGTTGCTCGAAAATTGACAAAGCATGGTTCAAATCGTAAAAGAATAAAAAATAATTGTAATGAATAAACATAAAAAAATTCTACAAAAAACAACAATAATACTAGCAGTATTACTTCTGGCAGCCTGTGCTTCAAAAAGTAAAAATGACAGAACCGTTGAAGATTTCAACAAAGATTGGAATTTCAAAATAGGCGATTATCCAACAGCTATTGAATCTGATTTTAATGCTTCGGATTGGAGAACACTTCAATTGCCTCACGATTGGAGTATTGAAGGCGCTTTTGACAAAGACAGTAAAACAAAACAGGCGCAGGGATTTTTGCCGGCAGGAATGGGCTGGTATCGCAAAACATTTACTATTCCGCAGGATTGGGAAAACAAAACGGTTTCTGTAGAATTTGACGGAGTTTTTAAGAATAGCGAAGTGTTTATTAACGGACATTCTTTAGGAATCCGTCCTAACGGTTATATTTCATTTTCTTATGAATTATCAAAATATTTGAAATTCGGAGGACAAAATATCATTGCAGTAAAAGTCGATAATTCGGCTCAACCCAATTCAAGATGGTACACGGGTTCCGGAATTTATAGAAATGTAAGATTGGTGGCCAGCGATAAATTACACGTGCCAGAGTGGGGAACTTTTGTAACGACGCCAGAAATTTCAAAAGAAAAAGCTTCAATTCATTTAGAAGTGGATGTTAAAAATGATTCTGAAATGGAGAAGGAATTCAGAATGGTTTCTTCTATTTTAAATAAAAACAATGTTGAAGTTGCTCAAACCGAATCAATACAAAAAATTGGAGGGAATTCTTTGTCAAAAAACATTCAAAAGTTTACTTTAAATAACCCAATTCTTTGGGATACAGAAAATCCGTATTTGTATAAAATCGTCACTAAAATTTATGACAAATCAATTTTAGTCGACAGTTATGAAACACCGCTTGGAGTTCGTTATTTTAATTTTGATGCCGAAAAAGGGTTTTCATTAAATGGGAAACCGATGAAGATTTTAGGTGTTTGTTTGCATCATGACAATGGTGCTTTGGGCGCTGTAGAAAACATTCATGCGGTTAAAAGAAAATTGACCATTCTAAAAGAAATGGGAACCAACGCCATCAGAATGTCTCATAATCCGCATTCTTTAGAAATGATGCAATTGTGTGATGAAATGGGTTTCATCGTTCAGGACGAAGCTTTTGATGTCTGGAAAAAGAAAAAGGTAACGAACGATTATCATAAAGACTGGGATGCGTGGCATAAAAAAGATTTAGAAGATTTCATTAAAAGAGATCGTAATCATCCATCGGTAATGATGTGGAGTATTGGTAACGAAATCAGGGAACAATTTGACAGTACCGGAATTGCGATTACGAGAGAATTGGCTCAAATTGTAAAATCGTTAGATACAACACGTCCAGTAACTTCTGCTTTGACAGAAAATGTTATTGAGAAAAATTTTATTTATCAATCGGGTGCTTTGGATCTTTTGGGATTCAATTACAAACACGAAGATTACAAAGATTTTCCAATTCGTTTTAAAGGGCAAAAAATAATTGCTTCTGAAAGTGTTTCGGCTTTAGAAACGCGTGGCCATTATGACTTTCCTTCGGATGGTGTTAAAGCCTGGCCGACAAAATATGGTGCTCCGTTTGACGGAAATGCAGATTGGACCGTTTCGGCTTTTGATCAGGTAAAATCGTATTGGGGTGCAACGCATGAAGAAAACTGGAAAACGATCAAGAAACAGGATTTTATGGCGGGAACTTTTATCTGGACCGGTTTCGATTATATTGGCGAACCAGATCCGTATCCGTATCCTGCAAGAAGTTCGTATTTTGGGATTGTTGATTTAGCCGGTTTCCCGAAAGACGTGTATTATATGTACCAAAGTGAGTGGACAATCAAATCGGTTTTACATATTTTTCCACATTGGAATTGGCAAAAAGATCAGGAAGTTGATGTTTGGGCTTATTACAATAATGCCGATGAAGTTGAATTATTCTTAAACGGAAAATCACTCGATAAAAAATCAAAACAAAATGATGATTTACATGTTTCATGGCGCGTAAAATTTGAGCCGGGAACATTAAAAGCCATTTCCAGAAAAGATGGAAAAGTAGTTTTAGAAAAAGAAATTCATACCGCGGGAACAGCTTCCAAAATAGATTTGAAAGTATATAAAGCGACCCTTAAAAATGATACTTATGATTTGGTTTACGTGACCGTTTCTATCGTTGACAAAGACGGAAATCTTCTGCCAAATGCAAATGACTTAATCAATTTTGAAGTTTCGGGCGGAGGAAAATTAGTGGGTGTTGATAACGGTTATCAGGCGAATTTAGATTCTTTTAAGGCCAATTCCTGCAAATTGTTTAATGGAAAATGTATTGCTATTATTCAGTCGAATGGGAAGAAAGAAAACATCAAATTTAGGGCTTCAACTGGAAACGAGATTCCGGTTTCTGCTCTAGATGTAAAAGTAAATTAAAATTGTCAACTCATATGTCGCCCCTTTGGGGCTTTGATCCTAATCTATATTATTTTCTATAAATATTAAACTCCGCTGGAGTTTTTCAAAATATACAATAGAAAGATTTTTAGCTCTGGAAGAGCGAAATATTTATAGAAAAGAATTAAAATAAACATTAAAAGCTCCATAGGAGCGAAATGTTTAAATCTCAAAGTAAAATCTCAAAAACTCCATTAGCAATAATGAACTGCCCCAAATAGTGTCTAACTTTTTTGGGGCAGTTCATCATTAATGGAGTTTTTTACTTTATAAGCTCTTTCTTATTCATATTTCAGATATTTTAAAATATCCGTCTTAGTAGCAGAATAAGCTCTTGAAAGTACAATTGTTAAAGTCAGAATTAATAAAATGACAAATCCGAGAAGGAATGGAAATACGCTAATATCTATTCTAAAAGCAAAATTCTCCAGCCATTTGTTCAGTAAATAATAAACCGGAA contains:
- a CDS encoding sugar-binding domain-containing protein; protein product: MNKHKKILQKTTIILAVLLLAACASKSKNDRTVEDFNKDWNFKIGDYPTAIESDFNASDWRTLQLPHDWSIEGAFDKDSKTKQAQGFLPAGMGWYRKTFTIPQDWENKTVSVEFDGVFKNSEVFINGHSLGIRPNGYISFSYELSKYLKFGGQNIIAVKVDNSAQPNSRWYTGSGIYRNVRLVASDKLHVPEWGTFVTTPEISKEKASIHLEVDVKNDSEMEKEFRMVSSILNKNNVEVAQTESIQKIGGNSLSKNIQKFTLNNPILWDTENPYLYKIVTKIYDKSILVDSYETPLGVRYFNFDAEKGFSLNGKPMKILGVCLHHDNGALGAVENIHAVKRKLTILKEMGTNAIRMSHNPHSLEMMQLCDEMGFIVQDEAFDVWKKKKVTNDYHKDWDAWHKKDLEDFIKRDRNHPSVMMWSIGNEIREQFDSTGIAITRELAQIVKSLDTTRPVTSALTENVIEKNFIYQSGALDLLGFNYKHEDYKDFPIRFKGQKIIASESVSALETRGHYDFPSDGVKAWPTKYGAPFDGNADWTVSAFDQVKSYWGATHEENWKTIKKQDFMAGTFIWTGFDYIGEPDPYPYPARSSYFGIVDLAGFPKDVYYMYQSEWTIKSVLHIFPHWNWQKDQEVDVWAYYNNADEVELFLNGKSLDKKSKQNDDLHVSWRVKFEPGTLKAISRKDGKVVLEKEIHTAGTASKIDLKVYKATLKNDTYDLVYVTVSIVDKDGNLLPNANDLINFEVSGGGKLVGVDNGYQANLDSFKANSCKLFNGKCIAIIQSNGKKENIKFRASTGNEIPVSALDVKVN
- a CDS encoding malectin domain-containing carbohydrate-binding protein, which codes for MNKIFFFICFFLVFSSVESQVKHDSAKLRKEISLNSSWETIIISDPLKQEEAFVSNPKIDSQWQKTDVPHNWDQYYGYRRMKHGNLHGTAWYHKTFSVDKKDKGKRLFLFFEGVSSYATVWLNGKKVGAHKGGRTTFTIDITNAVSFDGQNDMMVKAEHPSFIADLPWVCGGCSGEWGFSEGSQPMGIFRPVSLVVTDEVRIEPFGVHIWNDKSISKETAILHTTTEIKNYGKSNRDLTIENILFDAAGKKAAISKSDIKNVSGETKEITQTLPEISNPKLWSPASPYLYQLVTSVYENGKKIDELKTPYGIRWVSWPVSRDGKDNRFYINDEALFVNGTCEYEHLIGKSHSFSDEEIHARIEQIKAAGFNAFREAHQPHNLLYQKELDENGILFWSQFSAHIWYDTPEFKENFKTLLREWIKERRNSPSVVMWGLQNESTIPKEFAEECTKIIREMDPLSASQRIVTTCNGGEGTDWNVVQNWSGTYGGDPLKYHLEMSTQLLNGEYGAWRTADLHTEGEFDQKGILSENRFSQLMEIKVREAELVKDKIAGQFNWLFASHENPGRSQNGEGFRDIDKVGPINYKGLFTVWGEPLDAYYMYRANYVSNKTNPMVYIVSHSWPNRWDSAGIKNGIDIYSNCDEVELFNDINKSSLGKLKNPGLGQHFQFNNVNIQYNVLYAVGYVNGKVVAKDYVVLNTLPKAPNLNALYTDQADITKSKKGYNYLYRVNCGGSEFTDVEGSTWLTDTHKNGQNTWGSLSWTDKFEKLPDYYASQRSTFDPISGTKDQTLFQSFRYGTDKLSYEFPAPDGEYLIELYFIEPWYGTGGGLDCKGWRLFDVAINDNVVLKDFDIWSEVGHDKVLKKTFVVKSKNGKLVISFLNVKVGEAIISAIAIATKDINARPAAESPKNIQNLVLKAYNKTRNTVASWLDINSKQYSDSEVVFTKLPSEVFGADYLQFSSKSKTSGSFTVKEDSDLYVLIDSKIKTQFAWLSGYKKSEEMAKNSNNIEFAIYTKKVKKGENITFDNSETLSTFIVVPTYDMGEKDDSRQTLVLEAENAKTTGTDIVKGNFKKADYIEFTKKTNNSIEFEVKPGVAGIYLMRFKFMNRNETPLKVKFKMEDAYGILMRNDTIEFFPSPEKWKVLNTTSGGYINAGTYKITLESEDMKGLMLDSFEFQ
- a CDS encoding glycoside hydrolase family 20 zincin-like fold domain-containing protein — its product is MRYFSLLFLCFYATFATAQNITIVSDSKSPRAQFGVEKLSEIASAKGFKVIYSDKITKNSKDKVIVIGEKGTDFWKQNSKSAKIDDSKLTKKEGFQIRTQKNIIYIEGTDASGALYGAMELADRIKSSGQLPTEINIDDSPEMVLRGACIGMQKTTYLPGRDVYEYPYTPETFPWFYDKKLWIKYLDMMVDNRMNSLYLWNGHPFASLVKLKDYPFAVEVSDEDFKKNEEVYKFLTVEANKRGIWVIQMFYNIIVSKPFAEHYNMKTQDRSRLITPLLSDYTRKSIAAFIEKYPNVGLMVCLGEAINTIDDDVEWFTKTIIPGVQDGLKALGRTDEPPIILRSHDTDGPLVMEKSLPLYKNLYTESKYTGESLTTYTPGGPWGETHKQLSALKSIHIENVHILANLEPFRYGSPDFIQKTVKAMHSVHGANALHLYPQASYWDWPYSADKTKTGERLLEMDRDWIWYKAWARYAWDSKRDRNEEVKFWDKDLAAKYGTDTEAANNIQKAYDESGEIAPKTLRRFGITEGNRQTLLLGMFESQLVNPAKWRVYPGFHESCGPVGELLLEYSKKEWNHEPHVGELPTQIIAEITEHGRLAVEAIDKAEPSVTKDKDEFLRLKNDMHCYKAFADFFSEKVKAALLVLRYSYSNDISDLDKALPHLEKSIEYYETLVNLTKDSYWYANSMQTAQRRIPIGGDDGNNKTWAELLPHYERELVNFKRNLELLKASKDGKIATKEGKPWQTAEVTLLSESKGTYAIKNGTKVYGTPISEFTKIAPELQNLKGIAFEETAQNEKGTHLKFKNTKPVKLVVGYFNSDQKRFLFPPSLETDAAGNAYGQAEVILASAMNLKELPRVNIHTYTFQPGENELNLGKGRVLILGFIDANQTITPRDVGYIDAGEKGAIDWLFY